The genomic stretch CTATATTGTCCAAATACTTTGTAAAACTTTATAAAAGAAAGGGCAAATTAGTCAACATCGTAGTTTATAATAATGGTAACTATAATGTTGATATTTTTACTCAATCCAATCACTCAATGATACAATTATCTTTACAGCCCAAGAAAGAAGTCGACCCAATACTTTGGGCTTCAAAACCCAAACCTACTTTCTTTCAAAAACAATCCAAGCCCTCCTATTTATTGTTGAAATGTTAAAACAAAATCTAGAGAATTTTAGATCTCTGAAGAACTCTAGAATGTTTCCGAATTCTCAAGACCAGTAACAAAATGAATGAACTAACAGCACTTTCTCGATAATACAAGACTGTTCCTCCATCTCCTTTATATACCTCGAGAGCCTTTGAACAATGTCATTCATACATTCTCAGCATCAATATCTATTTATAAACTACATCCAAAATGTCGCTGATTCCAAGTTTCTTTGGCAACCGAAGGAGCAATGTATACGATCCATTTTCTCTCGATGTTTGGGATCCCTTGAAGGATTTTCCATTTCCAAGTTCTGCACTTTCTGCTTCAATCCCTCGGGAGAATTCTGCCTTTGTGAGCACACGAGTTGACTGGAAGGAGACCCCACAAGCACACGTGTTCAAGGCTGATCTTCCTGGACTGAAGAAGGAGGAAGTGAAAGTCGAAGTTGAAGATGATAGGGTTCTACAGATAAGCGGAGAGAGAAGTGTCGAGAAAGAAGACAAGAACGATGAATGGCATCGCGTGGAACGTAGCAGTGGAAAGTTCTTGAGAAGGTTCAGATTACCTGAGAATGCTAAAATGGATAAAGTGAAAGCTTCCATGGAGAACGGCGTTCTCACCGTCACCGTTCCAAAAGAAGAGATAAAAAAGGCTGAGCTTAAGTCTATTGAGATCTCTGGTTAAACTTAGACTGAGTTCTGTGTCTGTTGCTTTATTGAGATCTCTGGTTAAACTTAGACTGAGTTCTGTGTCTGTTGCTTTAAATCGTGTGCTTTTCTTGGTTATAATGCTTTCCTTTTTGTGGCGTGGGTGCAACAAATATATAGGGTGATGTAATTGTAAAATAATGCATAAATAAATTAGTTGTTGTTCATCTGGGTTTTATTGTATTCATATTCTAATGAATATAAAGAATGTTTTGTTGAATAAAAATTAAACAAAAGCTGCTCTAAATAGAGCTTCATGTTTTTAAAAAATTAATCAATAATATTTTGACGACTTACAAAAAGAGCAGACCCAAAAAATGCCTTAATCTTCACCTTTTAACCTTTAACACAAGAGCAGCCCCAAAAATTGCCTTAATCTTCACCTTTTCACCTTTAACACAAATTTTAAATCTCAAGCTCAAGCTCTAAATAGCACTTTGATATTGAATCTTGTAAAATAGAGTAAGGTTGACTTCACCGTTCACCTTCTCTTTGAATTTCCCTAACAAAATAATTTGATCTTGTAATACTTCATACTGTGAGTTGGTGACAAATATGATTATATGAATTTGGTATTGCAAATTAATTGGAGTTACCTCTCTATGCTTCAAATAAGATATTGAAAATATGTTTCTCAGCCAAATGGCTCGATTAGTGTGTTATAATTAACCGGTGAGAAAAACCCCCCTTCATTATAAATAATGATGGATTATTGaattttaatttttgattttaaaatctattttataAACTAATTTTTAAATCATGTTtgataattttatttttaaaaattaaaaattattgTAGTTATACTGTAAATCAAGTTATAATTTGTAACAGAGAAGCTAAAGATTTTTTAGCATACCGACAAGAAAAGAACAAATGATGAAGTGTTTTAGATTGCTTTTTGCATAATGAGCAACAAGAGCCAATGTAGTACCCTCTTGATACCAATACCTCGTTAGTAGGAATTTGTTGGTGCATTAGTCTCCAAGCCAATATTGACTTAGAGGGATGTCCTTACTCCATATACTTATTACCCACGGAGTTTGGACTTGCGTATGTAAGCTTCCTTTAAACTCATTGTGCTAGAAGTAGAATGAGGCCATATTCTTTGGTCCTCAGATTCTCTATCAGCTAGCATAAAGGAATTCTAATttgaagagaaggaaaagagTATTCCAATTCTCAAGAAGATACCAGTGACCATCATAATGGAAGTCTGAAACATTTGAGTTCGCAATTATAACTTACTCAAGCAGAAAATCAAAGGAACTCTCAAAATGGATGATTGGCCACACCAAAAATCAATCCAAAAGTTTATGTCTTTAGCATTGTACAATAACCTGGAAGCTTGAGAGGTGATAAGACAAATTTCAAATTCGATACCATGTCAAGTCAATGAGAATATATTATGAAGAAGACGTTCATCATCTATCATAGTTTAATTTTGATGAAGAAAAATTCATATCATAGAAGAAAGATTAAAGAATAAAAATATTGGAATCAAGTATCAGTTTGTATAAGTTTTAGATTTAAGTGGAATTGGATCCTAGACCAGGGTACAATGTGAAATCCAATTATTATAAGCCTTAAGTGCTCAAGAAATAAGTTTTAACATTTATGCATCCATTATTTCAATATTTTAAGAAGGTTAATCAATTAACCTCATTGATCTAATTGATTGACATTGCGTATGTgaaacaaaaatttgaaaatcatAAGACATCAATTGATTTACCTCCTACTTCAATCAATTTACCATTCAATTTTTTCCTATGTCAATCGATTGGTAGTTCCAATGTAATTGATTAACTAAgtttattttttcaaatttttgaATGTTGGGGATAGGCCAATTGATTGACATCCTAGATCAATCGATTTACCTTTATAACATATGAAAAATTCTGAATCAATGCACTACCTCTTCATTTCATATGATCATGATACCTTTTCAAAACATTGCAAATTCTCATGATCATTTTATCAAACATTGTTACTAATTTCTAGAGGTATCTCGTGACTTAAAAAAAGCAGAATTTTTCATATTTCAAATCACATCTTTCAATCATATTTTTCAAACAATTCTTACTGTTCTTTAAGTGTTGATACACAATGTTATAGAAACTTTTTACTGTACAAATTTAATTCATTTAAGAAAAAGTTTCATAAATCATTGAGCCCTTAATTTTTCTATACTCTTGAATGGTTCATTAAAAGAGAAGATTATATTTTCAGAATATTGGAAAAGCATACAAATATGTATGTATTCATTTGTATCTATTTGTAAGAAAAGTGATTGTACTTTCTATAAGTGTTTACAAATAGGAAATGGTGTTCTTTCTGTTTGTTGGAAAAATGTCATTTGAATCAGGAAGATTCAAAGTCTCCTATTAGTTTGATGTTTATGTTAGAATATTGTAAAAGAGATCTTGGTGTGATGCTACGATGACAGGTTATTAGTGAACGTCATTTAGCAAGAA from Lathyrus oleraceus cultivar Zhongwan6 chromosome 7, CAAS_Psat_ZW6_1.0, whole genome shotgun sequence encodes the following:
- the LOC127108315 gene encoding 18.1 kDa class I heat shock protein-like, with the protein product MSLIPSFFGNRRSNVYDPFSLDVWDPLKDFPFPSSALSASIPRENSAFVSTRVDWKETPQAHVFKADLPGLKKEEVKVEVEDDRVLQISGERSVEKEDKNDEWHRVERSSGKFLRRFRLPENAKMDKVKASMENGVLTVTVPKEEIKKAELKSIEISG